tttcacagacataaaaaagggaaaactgaAAGACGGAATAAAATAGGTTTAAATTAACGACTCACTGTTGTACGGAGCTTCAAGCTGCTGGACTGTAGCCTCAAAGGTCAATTGGATTTTCGGGTTGTCCAGCCACAGTTGGAGCTTAATTAAATCAATATGAAATGCAGTGTTGAAATACAAccttatttatttctgttttgggATAAGATGTGTTAGAGATTGCACTTACTGTGCGGTTACGGATGTATAAGAAGACCTTCTGGGTCTGTTGGGGGCCGCCGATGATGTCAGGAAAGCAGGCAGCTTCCTGGGAGGTCATTCGGTCATGGGGAAGTCGGCTTTGGAAAGCAGCACCTTCCAGACCTAAAGGATaaactagatcaggggtcggcaacctttaacagtaaaagaggcatttgaaattattttctatcaaaacctagaaggagccacatagtcttacgttagcctttaagaaattcggatttgcattcatgaccattttttttaataataaatctgaattatgtctatttctggcaaaagcaaaaatataaaaaagaacctagcatctctaaaatgcaatttttttttgtttttacgtttgacagaagcccaaataacttattttcaaaataaaagattctctgtggcaaacaggatcatcttagtgcagctctggacagctagtaaccaaaaTTGTGCAGCATAGGATAagatgtgcttttaactcataaaagatcaaactttttacttcagttttgcTTTGTATATATAATCagtgcattctggaggtagcatTCAGCAAACAaaacgtcttcaggtcaacagggatgtaaaacctacaaagtttatcatctatgtgcacctcagtcatcaatttataaatttaactaatctaaattaaataaatgctaattaagtaatctgtactttaaaaaattgctatattctgcatctcttttttgttattttttcccctcagcagtcttacactactgggttttgttattttagtttgtggtttaTTTGCTTTccttaggtagttttggttagggggtCGACATGACTTAGTCAGCAGCCTCCCcaacttattttatgtttgcccaaggagccaccatgaagagttaaaagagccacatgtagctctggagctgcaggttgcagacccccgaACTAGATCATAACTAACTAACTTGGAAAGTAAACACAGAGCTTTGTTTGaggttaaaccttttttttttttttttttttaaaaaggtcagACTTACCAGATGGCTCTTCGGGCTCACTCTCATTCTCCTCCTCTGGAGGTGGTGCAGGAGGAGGGACAACTTGCTTCCTTTCTTTCTCCGCCTTAGCGTTTCTCTCCTCCTCCGAATAGTACTCGTCCTCCGAGAGGTTAGCCAAGCTTTCGTCCATCTCACGGTACTCCACCTGCAACAGTAGgcacaataaaagcatcattAAAACCGACATCCACGACATCATTCCTTTCATTATTTGTGCgccagaaaaatacatttaaaaagataaaaacctaACAGAAAAAACTCTTCCTTTAACTTTCActaagacataaataaaaatacatacttAACCTGGGACTTCAAAGATTCGAGCTGTACCTGAAATGTCATTATACCACACAATATGTGTTTATTGATGCAAACAGTCGCAAATTAATCTTCAGTTCAGAAAATGCCAACAGAATTATTTCCTGCCGAGGCTGCAGaaaccttaaatgtttacttttgctCTCTTGCGTCGACTTGTCCTGCGGACTTCAGCCAAGTCCTGGTCTGCCCCTCCAGCACCTGACTGGTGGGGAAAAGAAGTTCCCCCGGCTTCCCCACTTGGGGAGGACCTTTCCTTCTTCTTTGAATCCAATGCTCCTGCAGCTGAGGCTGACGGACCAGTCTGGGCGTCAGAACCCAAGACCCTttcacctcctcctgctccagcagaagatgaagaggaggatgaagaggacgCAGGATCAGATTTCTTGCTCGAGAGCATTATAGAGGATGTTGGGGGCCTCTCCTGAATAAATGCGAAAATAAAACTCACTTGAGTATATTTATGGTggttatttaaaataagaaaacacacaaacagaaaatgttttcaaagaactataaaataaaaataataaacagctCTATGGGTGAAATGATTCAATTTACGTGTTTAGAAAAGACAGATGACTAAAAGGTacaattgaaaatataaaatgaagtgcacaaaatacacaaaaaagagGTTTTCTTCAGAGTTGTCCAATTAGACAATGTCATAAACAAACttaatggtaaaaataaatgtcttatttagctctgatttttttaaagaaagaaacgGTAATTGAAATAATACATCATTGCCATGATAATACATGAGCTGTATTTTATTAAGAGCAAGAGAGAGCCTAAAACCCTGAAGAGTGATaaactgtttctaaaatatttaagaaataaataccACTAAGTTCTAAAATGTCAATTGTATCCGACATTTCATATGTACGATTGTCCTTAGCTAACGTTTATGAATAAATATAGAATATAGAAAGGTGTTATATTGGGTAACAATGTACAATAGTGAACATCAACCTGCGTACAAAAGGTGCACAATCATAAATTTGTACATTAATATGCTAATAAGTCTTTCGATATGAGCGAAgagcaaaaaacacacaataaatttaaaaaactaataataatcatttggcatctttgaataaaaaaaataaatNNNNNNNNNNNNNNNNNNNNNNNNNNNNNNNNNNNNNNNNNNNNNNNNNNNNNNNNNNNNNNNNNNNNNNNNNNTTTAAAACAGATGACAGAAAGAATATTAATTGTGCATGAATGTCATGAAATGAGAGCTACAAGGTACAGTaaccttttcttgttttaccCATTTCTCCGTACACCTGGTAATATCCATTTTAGCACTAAGAAACGAAAAAAAGAACCAGAAATAGAGTTACAAACAGGACCAACGGGAAAAGACGTTGGTCTTCAGTATGCCAGTGTATTAGCTTGGTAATAGAGGACTTAACGATGAAACCTTAGAGTTTTGGACACACTatgttttgttcatatttttgttgttgttgtgaatagaaaaaaatggcttATACCCCAGTAGAAATCAATAGAGGTTAAAATATGTTGTCTCTTCTCTGCATTTCATTCGTTTTGTCGGGATTAGCCACTGCGGGTAATGCTAGCAGTAACATTATTGCGAATTCATTTTAGCACAAACTAATACTTTCCTACTTAACGCGAATTTTAAAATAGCGCACAGTTTGTATTAAAATTGCAACCACATGAAAAACGcgtcaagaaaaaaattatttggacACGCACGTGAAGAAGAACAAAACGGGCTACGTTAGCACTTGCTAACAATGAAATGTGGCTAGCCACAGCAGCCGATCAGGAGCAGGTGCTTCAGCTTTACACGCCAAGAGACTTCATCATAGCGAGTGGAAAGTAGATCAGATTGCATCCAAAGTGCAcagtttaagattattttaaaaaaatcgtaTTGATAATTTTAGATAATACCTCTTAATACTCCGAAGATGTCAACACAAAGACGGTGTACTTGCTGGCCTTCTTTGACAGAACTGGTCTATGATTGGTGGTTAGAAAATGTTGCACAACACCATTCCGTCCCGCGATTGGTCGAATGGGCTGTCAATCTAAAAAAGGGTGACGTCACTGTGGTTCAACGTAGAGATGTTTTAAACTGTATCCTTGCGcggttaggatttttttttaaaccctcgCTTGCGTTTATTTGTGAAATTCAGTGtttaattacaatttatttatatgttgtatttttttttcaaaaaaaaatttcttgtTTGGcagtatttttaagtaaaaagtaGGGCTTAGGGGTGTGGTCAGACAGGTAAAGGTGAGTCAATTTAGTGCCTCGGTGGCGGTGTCTTAAAGCCGAACACTTCGATGTTTTGGtgtctattttttcttttacagtgaTACTACTGAGTGTGAGTACCTACAAACATTATAGTTTATAAGATTATTTAACAAAACCTTTTTATATTTACAGATATGTTGAGGAAAAAGTCGCTCAAATGTTCTTCCtgggtttagctaatttttcgaaaatgtttgtaaaaaaaatgttttgagattattttaaatgttttaactgtttttattggtAATTAGTAATCTGATGAAAGTTTTAGGGTTAGAAATgaactaaaatgagaaaaattaaaaaaggaagctAGATGCTTAAAATCATTAAATCCTTGAAATTTTATAATAgggaagtttttgtttttactttgactgAGAAATGTTTAATGCTTTTGGAAATTAACGATaattaaattgttgttttttacaggACTAGGAGAAAAATGAAGGAAGAGGGAAACTTAGAAAACCGGCCGAGCAACACAGCCTTCACCCAGCAGAGGCTTCCGGCATGGCAGCCCATGCTCTCTGCAGGCGTTGTAATTCCAGGCTTCCTTGTCATCGGCCTGGCATTCATCgggattggagtgggtctcctAATCACTTCAAGGAGCATCCAGGTGTTGGAGGTGGGATACTGGAAGTGAACATCCCTCAAagtcaaaaatcaaatgttaaaaatacatatttttttcacacagaTTATATAATTacttctgttgttgtttttgttgtctgacaGACAATGTAATATACTTACGGCAACTAAATAATTCCGGATCTGTGTCGCTTTTTTCCACACAGTTGGACTACACTGGAACTGAGACAAATTCTCCCTGTAATAAGTGCACCACACTGCCAATTCAGAATAACTGCGTGTGCAAGCTGAATTTCACCATCGACACTTTGTTTAAGGTTGGCACGGAGTGTTTTTACCTACATACTTTAATGAGTTATTCTTATGCACTGCTGTAGTAAACAATACTTCTAatgcaacactttttttgttttttttgtccttctttttttctccactgtAGGGGCCCGTCTTCTTTTACTACAGCTTGACCAATTACTTCCAGAGCCAAAGAAAATATGGAGCTTCGCTTGATTATAATCAGCTCAGTGGAGACttgacatattttaaagtaCGATAAATAGCCACTCTTAAACTGCAAACTATTAATTAAGGAATGTCGTTGATTAAGAAATATTTCAGAATCCTTTTTAAGGGGGTCTTGTGGTAATTCAAATAAGTAAATTTACTTGAAATctcatgttttgtcttttatttatagagTCCCGCTTCAGATTGTGACCCTTATAGGTATGCTAACGGCAAACCCATCGTCCCCTGTGGATCGTTGGCAAACAGCATGTTCAATGGTGTGTATTGTATTCTGTTATGAAGCAACAGTTGGAATGGTTATTTCCTGCATTTCCGGGTGTAATCCTgatgttttttgtctgcttttttccCCAGACACATTCAAGCTATATCAGATTGTTAATGGGAAAGAAAATCTAGTGCCATTTGATGGAAAAGGAATCGCTTGGTGGACTGACTACAATATCAAATACAGAAACCCTGATTATTCTCCTCTGGAAAATGCTTTTAATGGtaacaatttaaatttaattttattttatttaaaaatgcaattttatagtatattttgttaaaatagtgGACTGCTCTGACTTTCAGACACAGAGAAACCCGTATTTTGGTCGAAGCCTGCTTACAAGCTGGACACCTCCGACTCTTCCAACAATGGCTTCGTCAACCAAGACTTCCTCGTGTGGATGAGGAGGGCAGCCCTTCCAAATTTCAGAAAGCTGTATCGCCGGATCACAGAGGGAGACTACAAAGATGGTCTGCCAGTGGGAAACTACTCTCTTGAGATTTCCTACAGTATCCTTTTAATAACCAGCTGATTTTACGGTAGGGTTTGAAGCAGATATGAAATATCTTACAAAGAGGTAGTTTATTTATCTATTCCATTTATTAGTGAACaggaaaagtaatttttttttctcaaacaaatATATGACCAAAATCACCAAACcgataaaaaatgattttttatatgAGATTCAAACACAACATcatacaaaataatatttatcatTGTGATTTAAGTGATTTAATCTCGACTTTTACATAGGAAGCAATTTAAAGTACCATACCAAACTGGTGTTTTGTCCAAAGTTACTTGCACATCACTGATCTTTGCTTTTAAGTTGGTGGTTTCATCTTGTTCACCCAGATTCAAATCCTACAAGAAACAGGGAAATAATCAGACTTACGCAAACCATCTAtgtaaataattgttttgttGGCATAAACAATGCAAACTTATATGACTTACTTTACTCTGTCTTtctgatttttatattttgcaagTAAGATACAATAGAATTAGTCTGTAATTTGAAACAGGTTAAAATGTGAGACAAAAGATGCCTTGAAACAATGCTTACAAAATACAACATAATACTTAACtaataatacaaaatgtttttatttttaaatgatcttcTGCTGGTGTATATTCTTAACATTTCCTTTCCAGACTATCCCGTTAAAAGCTTTGACGGGACAAAGAAGGCGACCTTCAGCAACGTGTCCTGGATGGGTGGACAGAATGAGTTTCTCGGCATTGCCTACCTGGCGATTGGCTCCATGTGTGTGGTCATGTCTGTAGTTATGCTCATTGTTTACGCCAAATTCAGGTTCCCTGAGGATGACTGAGAgtatctctctttttttttatattctcaCGGACTGTCATTGTCTGAGGGTTTCACcaactgtttttatctttttaaaaagaggacACTCTTCTTGTGGTTCTTGCAGAATCTTTTTATGAAATAGAATAACTGGTTCTGGTNNNNNNNNNNNNNNNNNNNNNNNNNNNNNNNNNNNNNNNNNNNNNNNNttagtgattaaaaaaatatttaaacttgttttgtaGAAACTGATATGATTCGCTTCTGTTTGGGTACATTCTGTTATCTGTAAACACAACTGTGGCATGAGGCTTTAGAAATATACAAAACACAGCTAGTCAAAACATCATTGGTGGCCTGGCAAagtcctctctctctctttttttttttaaataatctttattttattggcTACTGGATAGATTCTTTGATGTTACAACCTTTTATTAATTCAAAAGCCATGTAAAGCTAAACAATTTAATAATAGtcaatgaacatttaaaactctATAAACAAGGGCTGTTAAAATCCTAGTACTTTAACTTGGCaaattggtgttttattttttggtgttttattgcCCTGAATTAGTTTTTATTGCAAGTTTTGACTGTTACGTTTTTAATTTTGGATATTTATTAAACATCGTAAAATCAGTTCCTGTTATTCCTGTTTGTGGAATTAAACTGAATTCATACTTGAAGTTTGTATCAgttcttgtaaataaaataaaaattccctTCCTCTAATGTTGAACATGTTTGCTTCTTATccctttttgattaatttaaaaaaatgaaatgggggggggggggggggcatttttTTTGCTAGCTTTCTGGtgaaatttgtaaattttaaacattttaagctaaagTTTAAACTCACAGTAAATTAGAATTCTAGGATTGCtgaattttgaaagaaacaatAAACAACTTCACATGTAAAGCAACAGTTTTACAATTTTCCACCTAAGTAATCCtaatcttttattattaatttacatttactACATTTTGCATTGTTAGATCACTTCATTGGTCCTTTTACCGACTCAAGCATAGGTGTTAAGAATGGAATTTGTATaacttcatacatttttaatttgatatttgcaaaaaaaaaataacagaaaattaaCTGTAATgcaaactagaaaaattgcattacctccgataatgcatgtgtgaatgcattttcGCGTTGTgcaaagttgtgttaaatttgtgtaagttgtgtaattgtaagaatgtgtagtaaaagcatgaatttgctgaacatgctggatgtgtaaaattgcttaaattgctgaatttgcttaaaatttgcacaaatttgtgtaaaattgtgtaaaattgtgtagttgtgtaaagttgtgttaaatttgtgtaagttgtgtaattgtaataatgtgtagtaaaagcatgaatttgctgaacatgctggatgtgtaaaattgcttaaattgcataaagtgtgtaatttgcaggaatttgtaataaaatcctattagttataatggggctgaaaaaacgcacaaattgtgtaactacgcaaaaactgtaaagtgcacaactactaaaaatacaagctgtaaagtccttaacgagctgaacgttttgataccaagattgtaaAAGTTGCATGAAGTGTGATAAAGTTTTTAGGTGtcgaaaaacgtacggaagaagacataaataataataataataataataataataataataataaggaagagaaacagaatcacaatagtgtgaatgcattgaatgcattcacacaaatatacgttttttttttttctttcttaactTAAATTTTGCTATCTCATCAAACAAAACTCTCTTTCTCCCTCTACTGGCAAGTTTCAtgtattaaaatgaaaagagcaTCAGACGTATGGGTGTTGTAGTTTTAGGCTGCAAAAAGTCCATTAGGTTATCCAGGACTAAAACAACAAGGACCACAATGCCTTTCGCGTATATAGCCAATCCCTACCGCTGCGGTGATTCTACAGTCAGCCTTTGACAGGGGCTGGTTGACTTTAGCAGTGCGCGCGTGCCATTCTGATTCCGGCCTCTGGTTTTGGTAGGCTTTTCTCAGAGAATGTCTGACGGTGGGGGGACGGAGGAGAACTCCGGCACCATGGAGGTGTCGGCCGTTCAAACGGTTGCGGACACATCGGTGCTGCAGAAGCACATTCGGAAACTGGTGCCGCTGCTCCTGGAAGATGGCGGCGAGGCCCCAGCCTCACTGGAAACCGCCCTGGAAGAGAAGAGCGCCgtggagcagatgaagaaattcCTGGGAGACTCGCAGGTTCACACCATCCTGGTGGAGAGATCTGCTCTTAAAGGTATAGTTTGACGTGATTAATTTACCAATTCCCAAAATGAGCAAATATGTTATTCTCCAAGCACTTGAAATGACGTCACTGCCCCAAAGCTAGCTTAATAAACTAGCTAACGTACATAATATTTATCCAACAAAAATGTCTATAGCTAAACTTTCAAATATTGATAATTATTGTAGATTTTGCAAAAATTTACTTACATCTGTACTTCACTTTTTTACTATAATTGTACGTTTTCTTTTGAGctctaaaatgttaaacttataatttagttttgttactaaaaataaaaaatgctgctagtttgttactttttcaaaccaaattttatgtaaataaagtttgggggatttgttaaaaattttgtaactctaaaaaaaatatttatacttcCAAAACGTACCACACAGTGGAAATTTATATAGTATTTTCCAGTTTTATGTATAATTTCCCCCCCTTATTATTCTCTGTTTACCACTTATTAACTTGTAATTTCGTCTTGACATCTCCCTTGCTGACattattttgagtaaaaaattgTATGTTAATTGCAAAgttgttttgtaaatgtgtttattttcaataaagttttgagaaaaaagtagCTAATCTGTCagttcagtcaaaaatgttaatgataGTTACGTCACACTGTAGGAagctgttaaaacacaattatacGCACTTTATAATGGCTAAAACACATATATTTgaataatattttctgtttagcAGCTTTGAGGCAAAATGCTGATTAATCGTTAGTCATAGCATTAGCAAGCAGCAAAGACTGTGtacaacaaatgtttaaaaacatgaacgtTTGTCCTCATCAGGCGTTTTAATGTTTCATCATGTGGTTCAACTTTTACAAATGagtactttgtttttaatttccttcTGGCAAATCGATCCGTAGCTTCTGAATTGCGTATCCGTTACAAGATtgagttttttaagtttcatgtGACCAGTCTCTACAGCCTGTAGGCGTTGGTCTCTTCCCCTGATCACTGATAGACTTGTGGGGAAGTCAGATGCTGCATTGCAGCATGTATGTAGAGGGTGTCTCTTCCCCTCCAGGTTTGCTGAAAGAATAGCTGGCACAAAACGCTCCACTGTGTTATAGCTCACCTCTAAtagtttttaattgtgatttaatCCTTTTTCTATAAACAAGTTTTCATGAATTGTTTTTCACAGAGGATGTTGGAGATGAaggagaagaggaaaaagagTGCATTTCTTACAACATTAGCATTGACATTCGCTATGGAATCAAGTCCAACAGGTAAATAATTCATATATTGTGCTGAATATTAGACTATATTTCTTGCGAATTTTAAGTTGATTGCAaaaaatgtggctaaaatattgtCTCCTGCAGCTTGGCGTTAATCAAGAGGACAGGTGTCATTGATGCAGACAAGCCCATATCTACTCAAGTTCGGGTGTTGACGCTGAGTGAGGATTCTCCCTACGAGACTCTGCACTCGTTCATCAGCAACGCAGTGTCGCCTTTCTTCAAGTCCTACATTCGAGAGTCTGGCAAGGCTGACAggtattgatttttaaaaatgcagttggcATACGTCCTAGATTGGGCGTTAAGTAAAAAGcacaacaaaggaaaaatgataacatctatctatctatcgtAATCCTCCAGAGATGGAGATAAAATGGCCCCTTCTGTTGAGAAGAAGATTGCCGAGCTGGAGATGGGactcctccacctgcagcagaACATTGAGATTCCTGAAATCAGCCTTCCCATTCACCCCATCATCACAAACATTGCCAAGCAGTGCTATGAGCGTGGAGAGAAGCCAAAAGTCACCGACTTTGGTGATAAAGTTGAAGACCCGACTTTCCTCAACCAGCTGCAGTCTGGAGTTAACCGCTGGATCAGGGAAATCCAAAAGGCAAGACGAAATATCCTTCTGTTGTTAGACGATCACCCTTTTCCTTCTCTAAATTTTGGTGCGACCTTTGGCAGGTGACGAAGCTTGATCGGGACCCAGCTTCAGGCACAGCCTTGCAGGAGATCAGTTTCTGGCTGAACTTGGAAAGAGCCCTCAACAGGATCCAGGAGAAGAGAGAGAGCCCAGAGGTTCTGCTCACACTGGACATCCTGAAACATGGCAAACGTTTCCACGCCACTGTGAGCTTTGACACAGACACAGGTGAGTGACCACCAAAAGAGagccatttttttcttgtaattttagtTTGACTCAATGGTGATCTTTCCTTCATCTCTCTGTAGGTCTGAAACAGGCTGTGGAAACGGTTAATGACTACAATCCACTGATGAAGGACTTCCCTCTTAACGACTTGCTCTCTGCCTCAGAGCTTGATAAAATCCGCCAAGCTCTGATGGCCATATTTACTCACATGAAGAAGATACGGAACACTAAGTATCCTATCCAGAGAGCGCTGCGTCTCGTGGAGGCCATCTCTCGAGACTTAAGCTCCCAGCTTCTCAAGGTGTTGGGCACCAGAAAGCTCATGCACGTCGCTTACGAGGAATTTGAAAAGGTGCAAGTCTAaagaatattttacattttctcagaaatgttGTGGATTCTAATGAATACCCTTTGCTGCAGGTGATGGTGGCTTGCTTTGAGGTGTTCCAGACATGGGAGGATGAGTACGAGAAGCTGCAGGTGTTGCTGAGGGATATTGTAAAACGGAAGAGGGAGGAGAACCTGAAGATGGTGTGGCGTCTGAGCCCCGCACACAGGAAGCTGCAGTCCAGGCTTGACCACATGAGGCGTTTCAGAAGGCAGCACGAGCAGCTGAGGGCTGTCATCGTTCGTGTTCTTAGACCTCAGGTGAGCGCCCTTCAGCACCACATTTGGGTTGACCGATTACTACCCTCAactgcagtgtttttcaacccaTTTTGAACCAAGGCACActttttccttgacaaaaaaaaacggAGAACCTTGAAGGAGAACTAAACAGTTTTCTTCTGATTTTATCAAGAGGATTTAAAAATTGAGAACCGACTGATATGTGCATTTGTTGCATTGCCACTGTAGCGCAGAGATGT
The genomic region above belongs to Oryzias melastigma strain HK-1 linkage group LG22, ASM292280v2, whole genome shotgun sequence and contains:
- the tmem30b gene encoding cell cycle control protein 50B, with translation MKEEGNLENRPSNTAFTQQRLPAWQPMLSAGVVIPGFLVIGLAFIGIGVGLLITSRSIQVLELDYTGTETNSPCNKCTTLPIQNNCVCKLNFTIDTLFKGPVFFYYSLTNYFQSQRKYGASLDYNQLSGDLTYFKSPASDCDPYRYANGKPIVPCGSLANSMFNDTFKLYQIVNGKENLVPFDGKGIAWWTDYNIKYRNPDYSPLENAFNDTEKPVFWSKPAYKLDTSDSSNNGFVNQDFLVWMRRAALPNFRKLYRRITEGDYKDGLPVGNYSLEISYNYPVKSFDGTKKATFSNVSWMGGQNEFLGIAYLAIGSMCVVMSVVMLIVYAKFRFPEDD